A region of Necator americanus strain Aroian chromosome I, whole genome shotgun sequence DNA encodes the following proteins:
- a CDS encoding hypothetical protein (NECATOR_CHRI.G1402.T1): MTVILRLCCSVRNKCHVAKSTFEFKCSDLILTGPSGVRPFADMIGCRTSEGRTSGTTCHLLSDDVEAFLSTLDVEIGGYHTEIDHTIVSKRLCLTDVAVVLKFYTGSDYRLLLRRFSFTRRETKAAKFRERSTRTINKLDISATLVSSWEDSAMDCIDEDYDRLVEHLHDCTRKAESFKTTKKRLSLEYLELICQCGVARAAGNRELTSELARLCREAIKEDLKEKRAEVLAEAAETGKSIHYAAMPVETSPVARQG; encoded by the exons ATGACAGTCATTTTACGCCTCTGTTGTTCCGTAAGGAATAAATGTCATGTAGCGAAATCCACATTTGAATTTAA atgttctgaTCTTATTCTGACGGGACCGAGTGGAGTACGACCTTTTGCCGACATGATAGGATGTCGGACTTCAGAAGGGAGGACCTCTGGAACGACATGTCATCTTCTCTCAGATGACGTGGAG GccttcctctctacgctggacgtggaaATTGGAGGGTACCAtactgaaattgaccacaccatcgtcagtaaaagactttgcctgacggatgtcgctgttgtgctaaagttttatacgggatcggactaTCGCCTCCTCCTGAGAAGATTTTCGTTTACCAGGAGAGAAACGAAAGCCGcaaagttcagagagcgaagtACCAGAACTATCAATAAATTGGATATTTCCGCAACGCTAGTCAGCtcttgggaagattccgcaatggactgCATCGACGAGGATTACgatcggctcgttgaacatcttcatgactgcacgaggaaggctgagagttttaaaaccaccaagaaacgcctgtctcttgaataTCTTGAGCTGATATGCCAGTGTGGAgtagcacgagccgcagggaaccgaGAACTCACTTCCGAGCTCGCAagactttgcagagaggcgataaaggaagaccttaaagagaaaagagcagaagtgctggcagAAGCTGCAGAgacggggaaaagcatccactATGCCGCCATGCcagtcgagacttcgccagtcgcaagacaaggatga
- a CDS encoding hypothetical protein (NECATOR_CHRI.G1404.T1), translating to MVVFQSTVYTTFYNCDNPKFYLETFAGSEHPSPAFLECPADSAAVTVKTTFYVTKGTLQEAISITQTAILVVNADRRLKSIFNLAK from the coding sequence ATGGTGGTCTTCCAATCGACAGTATACACAACCTTTTACAACTGTGACAATCCGAAGTTTTATCTCGAGACATTTGCAGGATCTGAACATCCTTCACCAGCGTTTCTTGAATGTCCTGCAGATAGTGCAGCTGTCACTGTGAAGACGACCTTTTATGTCACGAAAGGCACACTTCAAGAAGCGATCTCGATTACGCAGACTGCTATATTGGTAGTAAACGCGGATCGGCGTCTGAAGTCCATTTTTAATTTGGCCAAGTAG
- a CDS encoding hypothetical protein (NECATOR_CHRI.G1402.T2), with product MSFSILLLPSRCYRKDLEKFYRILQRQWNEQGEKLSEFIMTTKIIHGNTQFQAFLSTLDVEIGGYHTEIDHTIVSKRLCLTDVAVVLKFYTGSDYRLLLRRFSFTRRETKAAKFRERSTRTINKLDISATLVSSWEDSAMDCIDEDYDRLVEHLHDCTRKAESFKTTKKRLSLEYLELICQCGVARAAGNRELTSELARLCREAIKEDLKEKRAEVLAEAAETGKSIHYAAMPVETSPVARQG from the coding sequence ATGAGCTTCTCCATTCTTCTTCTACCTTCTCGATGCTACAGGAAggacctagagaagttctacagaatTCTACAAAGACAATGGAACGAACAGGGGGAGAAGCTTTCtgagtttatcatgacgactaagatcATCCATGGAAATACGCAATTCCAGGccttcctctctacgctggacgtggaaATTGGAGGGTACCAtactgaaattgaccacaccatcgtcagtaaaagactttgcctgacggatgtcgctgttgtgctaaagttttatacgggatcggactaTCGCCTCCTCCTGAGAAGATTTTCGTTTACCAGGAGAGAAACGAAAGCCGcaaagttcagagagcgaagtACCAGAACTATCAATAAATTGGATATTTCCGCAACGCTAGTCAGCtcttgggaagattccgcaatggactgCATCGACGAGGATTACgatcggctcgttgaacatcttcatgactgcacgaggaaggctgagagttttaaaaccaccaagaaacgcctgtctcttgaataTCTTGAGCTGATATGCCAGTGTGGAgtagcacgagccgcagggaaccgaGAACTCACTTCCGAGCTCGCAagactttgcagagaggcgataaaggaagaccttaaagagaaaagagcagaagtgctggcagAAGCTGCAGAgacggggaaaagcatccactATGCCGCCATGCcagtcgagacttcgccagtcgcaagacaaggatga